One window of the Triticum dicoccoides isolate Atlit2015 ecotype Zavitan chromosome 3B, WEW_v2.0, whole genome shotgun sequence genome contains the following:
- the LOC119276585 gene encoding oxalate oxidase 2, whose amino-acid sequence MLFLAPAVLATDPDPLQDFCVADLDGKAVSVNGHPCKPMSEAGDDFLFSSKLAKAGNTSTPNGSAVTELDVAEWPGTNTLGVSMNRVDFALGGTNPPHIHPRATEIGIVMKGELLVGILGSLDSGNKLYSRVVRAGETFLIPRGLMHFQFNVGKTEASMVVSFNSQNPGIVFVPLMLFGSNPPIPTPVLTKALRVEAGVVELLKSKFAAGF is encoded by the coding sequence ATGCTTTTCCTAGCTCCAGCTGTCCTGGCTACCGACCCCGACCCTCTCCAGGACTTTTGCGTAGCCGACCTTGATGGCAAGGCGGTCTCGGTGAACGGGCACCCATGCAAGCCCATGTCTGAGGCTGGCGACGACTTCCTCTTCTCATCCAAGCTGGCCAAGGCTGGCAACACGTCGACCCCAAATGGCTCGGCCGTGACGGAGCTCGACGTGGCCGAGTGGCCCGGAACGAACACGTTGGGCGTGTCTATGAACCGCGTGGACTTCGCACTGGGGGGCACCAACCCGCCGCACATCCATCCCCGTGCCACCGAGATCGGCATCGTGATGAAAGGTGAGCTCCTTGTTGGAATCCTTGGCAGCCTTGACTCCGGGAACAAGCTCTACTCCAGGGTGGTGCGCGCTGGGGAGACGTTCCTCATCCCACGCGGCCTCATGCACTTCCAGTTCAACGTCGGTAAGACCGAGGCCTCCATGGTCGTCTCCTTCAACAGCCAGAACCCCGGCATCGTCTTCGTGCCACTCATGCTCTTCGGCTCCAATCCACCCATCCCAACGCCGGTGCTCACCAAGGCGCTCCGGGTGGAGGCCGGGGTCGTGGAACTACTCAAGTCCAAGTTCGCCGCTGGGTTTTAA
- the LOC119276586 gene encoding oxalate oxidase 2-like encodes MGYSKNLGAGLFAMLLLAPAVLASDPDPLQDFCVADLDGKAVSVNGHPCKPMSEAGDDFLFSSKLAKAGNTSTPNGSAVTELDVAEWPGTNTLGVSMNRVDFAPGGTNPPHIHPRATDIGIVMKGELLVGILGSLDSGNKLYSRVVRAGETFLIPRGLMHFQFNVGKTHASMVVSFNSQNPGIVFVPLTLFGSNPPIPTPVLTKALRVEAGVVELLKSKFAGGS; translated from the coding sequence ATGGGTTACTCCAAAAACCTAGGGGCTGGCCTGTTTGCCATGCTGCTCCTTGCTCCGGCCGTCCTGGCCTCCGACCCTGACCCTCTCCAGGACTTCTGCGTTGCTGACCTCGACGGCAAGGCGGTCTCTGTGAACGGGCATCCATGCAAGCCTATGTCGGAGGCCGGTGACGACTTCCTCTTCTCGTCCAAGCTGGCCAAGGCTGGCAACACGTCCACCCCGAATGGCTCTGCTGTGACGGAGCTCGACGTGGCCGAGTGGCCCGGTACGAACACGTTGGGCGTGTCCATGAACCGCGTGGACTTCGCACCAGGGGGCACCAACCCGCCGCACATCCACCCGCGCGCTACCGACATTGGCATCGTGATGAAAGGTGAGCTCCTCGTTGGTATCCTCGGCAGCCTCGACTCTGGGAACAAGCTCTACTCCAGGGTGGTGCGTGCTGGAGAGACGTTCCTCATCCCACGCGGGCTCATGCACTTCCAGTTCAACGTCGGTAAGACACATGCCTCCATGGTCGTCTCCTTCAACAGCCAGAACCCCGGAATCGTCTTCGTGCCGCTCACGCTCTTCGGATCCAACCCGCCCATCCCCACACCGGTGCTCACCAAGGCTCTCCGGGTGGAGGCTGGGGTCGTGGAACTTCTCAAATCCAAGTTCGCTGGTGGGTCTTAA
- the LOC119276587 gene encoding oxalate oxidase 1-like, whose protein sequence is MGYSKNLGASLFAMLLLAPAVLASDPDPLQDFCVADLDGKAVSVNGHPCKPMSEAGDDFLFSTKLAKAGNTSTPNGSAVTELDVAEWPGTNTLGVSMNRVDFAPGGTNPPHVHPRGTEIGMVMKGELLVGILGSLDSGNKLYSRVVRAGETFLIPRGLMHFQFNVGKTEAYMVVSFNSQNPGIVFVPLMLFGSNPPIPTPVLTKALRVEAGVVELLKSKFAGGS, encoded by the coding sequence ATGGGTTACTCCAAAAACCTAGGGGCTAGCCTGTTTGCCATGCTGCTGCTTGCTCCGGCCGTCCTGGCCTCCGACCCTGACCCTCTCCAAGACTTCTGCGTTGCTGACCTCGACGGCAAGGCGGTCTCTGTGAACGGGCATCCATGCAAGCCCATGTCGGAGGCCGGTGACGACTTCCTCTTCTCGACCAAGCTGGCCAAGGCCGGCAACACGTCCACCCCGAATGGCTCGGCCGTGACGGAGCTCGACGTGGCCGAGTGGCCCGGTACGAACACGCTGGGTGTGTCCATGAACCGTGTGGACTTCGCGCCGGGAGGCACCAACCCGCCGCATGTCCACCCGCGCGGGACCGAGATCGGCATGGTGATGAAAGGTGAGCTCCTCGTTGGAATCCTCGGAAGCCTCGACTCCGGAAACAAGCTCTACTCTAGGGTGGTGCGTGCTGGAGAGACGTTCCTCATCCCACGCGGGCTCATGCACTTCCAGTTCAACGTTGGTAAGACAGAGGCCTACATGGTTGTTTCCTTCAACAGCCAGAACCCCGGCATCGTTTTCGTGCCGCTCATGCTCTTCGGTTCCAACCCGCCAATCCCCACGCCGGTGCTCACCAAGGCACTAAGGGTGGAGGCCGGGGTCGTCGAACTTCTCAAGTCCAAGTTCGCTGGTGGGTCTTAA